One genomic region from Yersinia canariae encodes:
- a CDS encoding xylose ABC transporter ATP-binding protein, which translates to MPYLLEMKNITKQFGVVKAVDNISLTLEAGQVLSLCGENGSGKSTLMKVLCGIYPSGSYQGEIIFAGEMLQAKNIRETEQKGIAIIHQELALVKQMSVLENMFLGSEWGRFGIMDYDAMYLRCQRMLAQVKLVVDPNTPVGELGLGQQQLVEIAKALNKQVRLLVLDEPTASLTESETAILLDIIRDLRNHGIACIYISHKLNEVKAISDHICVIRDGRHIGTRSAETMSEDDIIANMVGRELKELYPHEAHHIGEEILRVENICAWHPVNRHIRRVDDVSFSLKRGEILGVAGLVGSGRTETVQCLFGVYPGRWQGDIFIDGKAVTISNCQQAMKLGIAMVPEDRKKDGIVPVMGVGANITLAALDDFTGSFSMLDDAKEQSTIVQSLARLKVKTSSSELAIARLSGGNQQKAILAKCLLLNPRILILDEPTRGIDIGAKYEIYKLINQLVQQGIAVIVISSELPEVLGLSDRVLVMHQGRIKADLINHNLTQEKVMEAALRSETHVAS; encoded by the coding sequence ATGCCCTACCTGCTAGAAATGAAAAATATTACTAAGCAATTCGGCGTCGTTAAGGCGGTAGATAATATCAGCCTGACACTGGAAGCCGGGCAAGTATTATCGTTGTGTGGTGAGAATGGCTCTGGAAAATCCACACTAATGAAAGTGTTATGTGGTATTTACCCCTCAGGTTCTTATCAAGGGGAAATAATTTTCGCAGGTGAAATGCTTCAGGCTAAAAATATTCGGGAAACGGAACAAAAAGGTATTGCGATAATTCATCAGGAATTAGCCTTGGTAAAGCAAATGTCGGTGCTGGAAAATATGTTTCTTGGTTCCGAGTGGGGGCGTTTTGGCATTATGGACTACGATGCCATGTATTTGCGCTGCCAACGGATGCTGGCACAGGTCAAACTGGTCGTCGACCCTAATACCCCGGTGGGGGAATTGGGGCTTGGGCAGCAGCAACTGGTTGAAATTGCGAAAGCCCTGAATAAACAAGTACGTTTGCTGGTACTGGATGAGCCGACAGCCTCATTGACTGAAAGTGAAACTGCTATTTTGCTGGATATTATCCGTGATTTGCGTAATCACGGTATTGCCTGCATCTATATCTCACACAAATTGAATGAAGTGAAAGCGATATCCGATCATATCTGTGTGATTCGCGATGGCCGCCATATCGGCACTCGTTCTGCGGAAACCATGAGCGAAGATGACATTATCGCCAATATGGTGGGCCGCGAGCTTAAAGAACTCTATCCCCACGAAGCCCACCATATTGGCGAGGAAATTCTACGGGTGGAAAACATCTGCGCCTGGCACCCCGTGAACCGCCATATCCGCCGGGTGGATGATGTCTCTTTCTCTCTCAAACGCGGGGAAATACTGGGCGTCGCGGGGCTGGTGGGGTCGGGTCGAACAGAAACGGTGCAATGCCTGTTTGGTGTTTATCCGGGCCGCTGGCAAGGAGATATTTTTATTGATGGCAAAGCGGTGACCATCAGTAATTGTCAGCAAGCCATGAAGCTTGGGATTGCCATGGTGCCAGAAGATCGCAAAAAAGATGGCATCGTACCGGTTATGGGGGTGGGGGCGAATATCACACTGGCTGCCTTAGATGACTTCACTGGCTCTTTCAGCATGTTGGATGACGCGAAAGAACAATCAACTATTGTGCAGTCCCTGGCTCGATTAAAGGTGAAAACCTCCTCTTCGGAACTGGCCATTGCGCGCCTTAGTGGGGGCAATCAGCAAAAAGCCATTCTCGCCAAATGTTTATTACTGAACCCCCGAATTTTGATTCTTGATGAACCGACGCGCGGTATTGATATTGGTGCAAAATATGAAATTTATAAACTTATCAATCAATTAGTCCAGCAGGGGATTGCGGTCATTGTGATTTCCTCTGAACTACCGGAGGTCTTGGGATTAAGTGATCGGGTGTTGGT
- the xylF gene encoding D-xylose ABC transporter substrate-binding protein, which produces MKFKNILLSACAALVMFSQPGFSKEIKIGMAIDDLRLERWQKDRDIFVNKAESLGAKVFVQSANGNEETQMSQIENMINRGVDVLVIIPYNGQVLSNVIAEAKREGIKVLAYDRMINNADIDFYISFDNEKVGELQAKSLIERVPQGNYFLMGGSPVDNNAKLFRQGQMTVLNPLIKEGKIKIVGDQWVDAWLPENALKIMENALTANNNKIDAVVASNDATAGGAIQALAAQGLAGKVAISGQDADLAAIKRIVAGTQTMTVYKPISKLANDAAEIAVTLGKGEEPKSNSKLNNGIKDVPSYLLTPIQVDKNNIDSTIIADGFHKKADIY; this is translated from the coding sequence ATGAAATTCAAGAACATTTTACTCTCCGCATGCGCCGCGCTGGTCATGTTTAGCCAGCCAGGATTCAGTAAAGAAATTAAAATCGGTATGGCGATAGACGACCTCCGTCTTGAACGCTGGCAGAAAGACCGCGATATTTTTGTTAACAAAGCCGAGTCCCTCGGCGCTAAAGTATTTGTTCAATCGGCAAATGGCAATGAAGAAACCCAAATGTCACAGATTGAAAATATGATTAATCGTGGTGTCGATGTGCTGGTTATTATTCCTTATAACGGGCAAGTATTAAGTAATGTGATCGCCGAGGCAAAACGGGAGGGAATAAAGGTATTAGCTTATGACCGTATGATAAATAATGCTGATATTGATTTTTATATCTCCTTCGATAATGAGAAAGTGGGTGAATTACAAGCTAAAAGTCTGATTGAACGAGTACCTCAGGGCAATTATTTCCTGATGGGCGGTTCGCCAGTCGACAATAATGCCAAACTGTTCCGTCAGGGTCAGATGACAGTGCTTAATCCATTGATAAAAGAAGGGAAAATAAAAATAGTAGGTGACCAGTGGGTTGATGCCTGGTTACCGGAAAATGCATTGAAAATAATGGAAAATGCGTTAACAGCTAACAATAATAAAATTGATGCTGTCGTGGCGTCTAATGATGCTACCGCGGGCGGGGCTATCCAGGCACTAGCTGCGCAAGGATTGGCGGGTAAAGTGGCTATTTCTGGGCAGGATGCTGATTTAGCGGCAATAAAACGGATTGTTGCGGGCACCCAAACCATGACTGTATATAAGCCAATCAGTAAATTAGCAAATGATGCCGCAGAAATTGCAGTGACATTAGGGAAAGGCGAGGAACCAAAATCAAACAGTAAATTAAATAACGGCATAAAAGATGTCCCGTCTTATTTGCTGACACCAATTCAAGTGGACAAAAATAATATCGACAGCACAATTATTGCTGATGGTTTCCACAAGAAAGCTGATATTTATTAA
- the xylA gene encoding xylose isomerase, giving the protein MQSYFDELEQVRYEGSQSTNPLAFHHYNPDEIILGKRMADHLRFAACYWHTFCWGGADMFGSNAFERPWQQPGDALALAKRKADVAFEFFHKLNVPYYCFHDVDVSPEGSSLKEYLNNFAVMTDVLAEKQESSGVKLLWGTANCFTHPRYGAGAATNPDPEVFSWAATQVFTAMNATQKLGGENYVLWGGREGYETLLNTDLRQEREQIGRFMQMVVEHKHKTGFQGTLLIEPKPQEPTKHQYDYDVATVYGFLKQFGLEKEIKVNIEANHATLAGHSFHHEIASAIALGIFGSVDANRGDPQLGWDTDQFPNSVEENALVMFEILKAGGFTTGGLNFDAKVRRQSTDKYDLFYGHIGAMDTMALALKIAAKMIEDGQLDQQVAQRYAGWNTELGQQILKGKMSLEDLARYAGQHNLNPHHQSGHQEQLENLVNRYIFG; this is encoded by the coding sequence ATGCAATCTTATTTTGATGAATTAGAACAAGTGCGTTACGAAGGCAGCCAGAGCACTAACCCACTGGCATTTCATCACTACAATCCGGATGAAATTATCCTTGGTAAGCGAATGGCCGACCACCTACGGTTCGCCGCCTGTTACTGGCATACATTCTGCTGGGGTGGCGCGGATATGTTTGGTAGCAATGCCTTTGAGCGCCCATGGCAACAACCGGGAGACGCGCTGGCACTGGCAAAACGCAAAGCCGATGTTGCTTTTGAATTCTTCCATAAGCTGAATGTGCCTTATTACTGCTTCCACGATGTCGATGTGTCACCAGAGGGCTCATCATTAAAAGAATATCTGAATAATTTTGCCGTCATGACCGATGTATTGGCAGAGAAGCAAGAGAGCAGCGGAGTGAAATTACTTTGGGGCACAGCCAACTGCTTCACCCACCCGCGCTATGGGGCCGGGGCCGCGACTAATCCCGACCCGGAAGTCTTTAGCTGGGCCGCCACCCAAGTCTTTACCGCCATGAATGCCACCCAAAAACTTGGCGGCGAAAACTATGTCTTATGGGGCGGGCGCGAGGGTTATGAAACACTGTTAAATACAGATTTACGGCAAGAACGTGAGCAAATTGGTCGCTTTATGCAGATGGTGGTCGAACATAAGCACAAAACCGGTTTCCAGGGCACATTGTTAATCGAGCCAAAACCACAAGAACCGACTAAACATCAGTATGATTATGATGTTGCGACAGTTTATGGTTTCCTCAAGCAGTTTGGGTTGGAAAAAGAGATTAAAGTTAACATTGAGGCCAACCATGCCACTTTGGCGGGCCACTCTTTCCATCATGAGATTGCCAGTGCAATTGCATTGGGTATTTTCGGCTCAGTGGATGCTAACCGTGGCGATCCGCAGTTGGGCTGGGATACTGACCAGTTCCCAAACAGTGTCGAAGAAAATGCACTGGTTATGTTTGAAATCCTCAAAGCGGGTGGTTTTACTACTGGCGGGCTGAATTTTGATGCCAAAGTACGCCGCCAAAGCACAGATAAATATGACTTATTCTATGGACATATTGGCGCGATGGATACCATGGCATTGGCACTGAAAATTGCCGCAAAAATGATTGAAGATGGTCAATTGGATCAGCAAGTTGCTCAACGTTATGCCGGTTGGAATACAGAGTTGGGGCAACAGATCCTAAAAGGAAAAATGTCATTGGAAGATTTGGCGCGCTATGCCGGCCAGCATAATCTGAACCCTCATCACCAAAGCGGGCATCAAGAGCAGCTGGAAAATCTGGTTAACCGCTATATCTTTGGCTGA
- the xylB gene encoding xylulokinase, producing MYLGIDLGTSGVKAILLAENGQVIASQGAALSVSRPHPLWSEQNPADWWQATDEAMQALAADHDLQQVKALGLTGQMHGATLLDKQHQVLRPAILWNDGRSFSQCQALEKAVPESRQITGNLMMPGFTAPKLKWLAEHEPDIFNHIDKVLLPKDYLRFLISGDFASDMSDAAGTMWLDVAKRDWSDEMLAACGLNRQHMPTLFEGSQITGHVSADIAHRWGINPVPIVAGGGDNAAGAIGVGLYQTGQAMLSLGTSGVYFAVSDGFLSNPASAVHSFCHALPNTWHLMSVMLSAASCLDWACQLTGVENVPALINRVENTPPATTPVWFLPYLSGERTPHNNPNAKGAFWGFTHQHGPIDLARAVLEGVGFALADGMDALHASGLQPKSVTLIGGGARSAYWRQMLADISGQTLEYRTGGDVGPALGAARLAQIALNPGVPLADLLPALALEQTHLPDAQRHQDYAARRVIFKKLYQQLLPLCE from the coding sequence ATGTACCTTGGCATCGATTTAGGCACCTCCGGCGTTAAAGCCATTCTCCTGGCCGAAAACGGGCAAGTCATTGCCAGCCAAGGTGCTGCATTATCCGTCTCCCGCCCACATCCTTTATGGTCTGAGCAAAACCCTGCCGATTGGTGGCAGGCCACGGATGAAGCTATGCAAGCATTAGCCGCAGACCATGATTTACAACAGGTCAAAGCACTCGGGCTTACTGGCCAAATGCACGGGGCAACCTTGCTGGATAAACAGCATCAGGTGCTGCGTCCGGCCATTTTATGGAATGACGGCCGCAGTTTTTCGCAGTGTCAGGCGCTGGAAAAAGCGGTACCGGAATCCCGCCAAATTACCGGTAATCTGATGATGCCGGGCTTTACTGCCCCAAAGCTGAAATGGCTGGCAGAACACGAGCCGGATATTTTCAATCATATTGATAAGGTGCTATTACCCAAAGATTATCTGCGTTTTCTAATCAGCGGTGACTTTGCCAGTGATATGTCCGATGCCGCCGGCACAATGTGGCTCGATGTGGCAAAGCGCGACTGGAGCGATGAAATGCTGGCTGCCTGTGGCCTCAATCGCCAGCACATGCCGACACTCTTTGAAGGCAGCCAGATTACCGGCCATGTCAGTGCTGATATTGCGCACCGCTGGGGTATTAATCCTGTCCCCATCGTCGCGGGCGGGGGGGATAATGCCGCTGGCGCAATAGGTGTTGGCTTGTATCAAACCGGGCAGGCGATGTTATCGTTGGGGACATCCGGCGTCTATTTTGCCGTCAGTGATGGCTTCCTGAGCAACCCCGCCAGTGCCGTACACAGCTTTTGCCATGCTTTGCCCAATACCTGGCACCTCATGTCGGTGATGTTGAGTGCGGCATCCTGTCTTGATTGGGCTTGCCAACTCACCGGTGTCGAGAATGTCCCTGCGCTGATTAATCGAGTGGAAAATACTCCGCCGGCCACCACGCCAGTGTGGTTCCTGCCCTATCTCTCCGGTGAGCGCACGCCGCATAACAACCCGAATGCCAAAGGAGCCTTTTGGGGCTTTACTCACCAACATGGCCCAATAGATTTGGCCCGGGCGGTGTTGGAAGGGGTCGGGTTTGCTTTAGCCGACGGGATGGATGCCCTGCATGCCAGTGGATTACAACCTAAATCAGTGACATTGATTGGCGGTGGCGCGCGGAGCGCCTATTGGCGACAAATGTTGGCAGATATTAGTGGCCAGACTTTGGAGTATCGAACAGGAGGTGATGTTGGGCCGGCATTGGGTGCCGCCCGGCTGGCGCAAATTGCTCTCAATCCTGGTGTTCCATTAGCCGATTTATTACCTGCGCTAGCATTGGAACAAACTCATTTGCCAGATGCACAGCGCCATCAGGATTACGCAGCTCGTCGAGTTATTTTCAAAAAGCTTTATCAACAATTACTGCCATTATGTGAATAA
- a CDS encoding fimbrial biogenesis chaperone produces the protein MKGLNNAMPIRKNYPLNKILMGIALLVTTMVSEAAINLDRTRIIFNSADTSVSVILQNKSETLPYLTQSWLENTAGQKVESPLSVLPAIQRIEAGQQNLVRIISLPNVEQLATDRETLFYFNVREIPPKNEMAHAVQIAIQSKIKLFYRPALIKANDKDIWQEKLQFIRQGEVLNIHNPTPYYVTLGHLNRHSRGNFPGFDSVMIAPFGTESVNTAGYNGKHYSIGYMDDFGQMIIRRVNCSIGHCQIQAAEKK, from the coding sequence ATGAAAGGTCTTAATAACGCGATGCCGATCAGAAAAAATTATCCGTTAAATAAAATCCTGATGGGAATAGCACTGCTGGTCACCACAATGGTGAGTGAGGCGGCAATAAATTTGGATAGAACACGGATTATTTTCAATAGCGCCGACACATCAGTCAGTGTCATTCTGCAAAATAAAAGTGAGACATTACCCTATTTGACGCAATCATGGTTGGAAAATACAGCCGGTCAAAAAGTGGAGAGTCCATTGTCTGTCTTGCCGGCGATACAACGGATTGAGGCGGGCCAGCAGAACTTGGTGCGCATTATCTCACTACCGAATGTTGAGCAGTTAGCCACTGACCGTGAAACTTTATTCTATTTTAATGTGCGGGAGATACCGCCAAAAAATGAAATGGCCCATGCGGTACAAATTGCCATTCAAAGTAAAATAAAGTTATTTTATCGACCCGCGTTGATTAAAGCGAATGACAAGGATATCTGGCAGGAGAAATTACAGTTCATTCGACAAGGCGAAGTGCTTAATATTCATAATCCTACACCCTATTACGTCACATTAGGGCATTTAAACCGGCATAGTCGCGGTAATTTCCCCGGTTTTGATAGTGTTATGATTGCGCCGTTTGGCACCGAGTCAGTTAATACAGCCGGATATAATGGCAAGCACTATAGCATCGGTTATATGGACGATTTTGGTCAGATGATCATTCGCCGGGTTAACTGTTCCATTGGTCATTGTCAGATTCAGGCTGCGGAAAAGAAATAA
- a CDS encoding isochorismatase family protein — protein MTNSALLIIDVQQSFEHKSFWQQQDIPAFSAALNQLIAGCKQRGVALVDVFHVAPEGPFSLASGYVKPMTLVSHQADVTVQKRVHNALTDSGLDQWLKERQINHLIIAGMRTEQCCETTARVASDLGYQVTFVTQATLTFPMTQPNGIVLSSTELKLRTETVLADRFATIHTVAQTLEALDSQPPVEICAEKTVNWQPQPYLPRAIAPAGIKNINRWQLKCYVIHYSRALDATPDYAPAYQLVEQWLPHDAETVDRPGVGFVIEHQGKTLNYLIVGWWDNENELRVKVWVQEQGVWRAARDESFCVWDLQVMAFERNAFVDTLLQQTPDIPAYMNRYLTVTVD, from the coding sequence ATGACCAACAGCGCATTACTGATAATTGATGTCCAACAATCTTTTGAACATAAGTCTTTTTGGCAACAACAAGATATACCCGCATTTTCTGCGGCACTGAACCAACTCATTGCGGGCTGTAAACAGCGGGGAGTCGCACTGGTAGATGTCTTCCATGTTGCCCCAGAAGGCCCGTTTTCACTAGCTTCCGGCTATGTTAAGCCCATGACACTGGTTTCCCATCAAGCAGATGTGACGGTGCAAAAACGGGTGCATAATGCGCTGACAGACTCAGGGCTGGATCAATGGCTGAAAGAGCGACAGATAAATCACCTGATTATTGCGGGAATGCGCACTGAGCAATGTTGTGAAACCACCGCGCGCGTGGCGTCGGACTTGGGCTATCAAGTCACTTTTGTCACGCAGGCCACACTGACGTTTCCAATGACTCAGCCCAATGGCATAGTCCTGAGCAGCACAGAATTAAAATTACGGACGGAAACAGTGCTTGCCGACCGGTTTGCCACCATTCATACCGTGGCACAAACACTGGAAGCACTGGATTCACAACCACCAGTAGAAATTTGTGCTGAAAAAACAGTCAATTGGCAACCGCAACCCTATTTGCCACGGGCTATCGCTCCTGCAGGCATTAAAAATATTAATCGCTGGCAGTTGAAGTGCTATGTGATTCATTATTCGCGGGCATTGGATGCCACGCCCGACTATGCCCCAGCCTATCAACTCGTTGAGCAGTGGCTACCGCATGATGCCGAAACTGTCGATCGCCCCGGTGTAGGTTTTGTGATTGAGCATCAGGGGAAAACATTGAATTATCTGATTGTTGGATGGTGGGATAACGAAAATGAATTGCGCGTGAAAGTCTGGGTACAGGAACAGGGAGTTTGGCGTGCCGCGCGCGATGAATCTTTCTGCGTGTGGGATTTGCAGGTCATGGCCTTTGAACGCAATGCTTTTGTTGATACTTTGCTACAGCAGACTCCGGATATTCCGGCTTATATGAACCGTTATCTGACGGTAACTGTGGACTAA
- a CDS encoding GlxA family transcriptional regulator, with translation MQRNVYFLLLPGVLSLDLTGPAETLRLAGSFNLCYISPLSEVMSSTGMMLGQLQPLPEHLPEGSLLVVPGVSDSRHYFATEAAAVARQWLQQQKAAIAQQKTILVCVCSGALLAAQAGLLDGYQCTTHHHVLERLRQQAPAAQTRENRIFVEDRGVYTSAGITAGIDLSLHLISRYCSPQTALEVAREMVVYFRRSGDDPQLSPWLRYRNHLHPAVHRAQDVMSAEPQAEWPLLQVAQKAHVSSRHLTRLFREHVGISVREFHEQLRVAMAEVRLQEGFNLEKAALAAGFSSSRQLRRAQQRGKVVAN, from the coding sequence ATGCAACGAAATGTCTATTTTCTCTTGCTGCCCGGCGTGTTGTCGCTGGATTTAACTGGCCCCGCTGAAACATTGCGGCTAGCGGGGTCATTTAATCTTTGTTATATCAGCCCATTGTCTGAAGTGATGTCTTCCACTGGAATGATGTTGGGCCAGTTGCAACCGCTACCAGAGCACTTACCGGAAGGTAGCTTACTGGTGGTTCCTGGTGTGAGCGATTCGCGCCACTACTTTGCGACAGAGGCCGCAGCAGTAGCCCGCCAGTGGTTACAACAGCAGAAAGCCGCCATTGCCCAGCAAAAAACGATATTGGTTTGTGTCTGTTCTGGGGCATTGCTGGCGGCCCAAGCGGGGCTACTGGATGGCTATCAGTGTACAACTCATCATCATGTTCTTGAGCGGCTGCGCCAACAAGCTCCGGCGGCGCAAACCAGAGAAAATCGCATTTTTGTTGAAGATCGCGGGGTGTACACCAGCGCCGGAATTACTGCCGGTATTGATTTGTCCTTGCATCTGATCAGCCGTTATTGCAGCCCACAAACCGCGCTAGAAGTGGCTCGCGAGATGGTGGTTTACTTCCGCCGTTCTGGCGATGACCCCCAACTTTCGCCATGGTTGCGTTACCGCAACCATCTCCATCCGGCGGTGCATCGGGCGCAGGACGTCATGTCCGCAGAGCCACAAGCTGAGTGGCCGCTACTCCAGGTCGCTCAGAAAGCCCATGTTAGCAGCCGCCATTTAACCCGATTATTCCGCGAACATGTCGGGATAAGTGTGCGCGAATTTCATGAACAGTTGCGGGTAGCAATGGCTGAAGTTCGTCTGCAAGAGGGGTTTAATCTGGAGAAAGCGGCACTGGCGGCCGGATTTTCCTCCAGCCGCCAGCTTCGACGCGCGCAACAACGTGGAAAAGTCGTGGCTAACTGA
- a CDS encoding acyltransferase, whose product MTNKIGWIDNLRAVACIMVVMIHATTYYVTSGAQVGEANWDVANLLNSASRACVPLFFMISGYLFFGEKSAKKKHFTRIGLCLLFYSLIALIYISTLTPIDGLASLKSILQKPVFYHLWFFYAIIVIYLVSPLINVKPVSGRYLAVAIVLLAVVANPQTSKYSIGGFQLLPINLYIYGDTFYYLLYALLGRAIGMLETRGRAISWGAALLFIVSVIFIAISTEKQTRINGSFADTFYMYCGPLVFMAAVSLLVWFKNCLNQPIAWLSWLAGHSLAIYGFHALIIHFIRTHHYDFTGYPVLDIFYVFALALALSTLLSMGLQRIDRWRLVS is encoded by the coding sequence ATGACCAATAAGATTGGCTGGATTGATAATCTGCGGGCTGTCGCCTGCATTATGGTGGTCATGATCCATGCTACGACCTATTATGTCACCAGTGGTGCGCAGGTGGGGGAGGCAAACTGGGATGTTGCCAATCTGCTGAATTCGGCTTCCCGTGCATGTGTGCCGTTGTTCTTTATGATCTCCGGCTACCTGTTTTTTGGTGAAAAAAGCGCCAAGAAAAAGCACTTTACCCGTATCGGGTTGTGTCTGTTGTTCTACAGTTTGATTGCTCTTATTTATATTTCGACCCTGACCCCCATTGATGGCTTAGCATCACTAAAAAGTATCCTGCAAAAACCGGTGTTTTATCATTTGTGGTTTTTCTACGCCATTATCGTGATTTATCTGGTCTCACCGCTGATTAATGTCAAACCGGTATCTGGCCGCTATTTGGCGGTCGCTATTGTGTTGCTGGCCGTGGTAGCCAATCCGCAGACCAGTAAATACTCCATAGGCGGCTTTCAGCTACTGCCAATAAATCTCTATATCTACGGCGACACTTTCTATTATTTGCTGTATGCGCTGTTGGGGCGGGCTATTGGTATGCTTGAGACTCGAGGGCGCGCCATCAGTTGGGGCGCGGCATTGTTGTTTATCGTGAGCGTGATATTTATTGCTATCTCAACGGAAAAACAGACGCGAATCAATGGCAGTTTTGCGGATACATTTTATATGTACTGCGGCCCATTGGTCTTTATGGCGGCGGTATCTCTGCTGGTGTGGTTTAAAAATTGTTTGAATCAGCCGATTGCCTGGTTGAGCTGGCTCGCTGGGCATTCGTTGGCTATTTATGGTTTCCACGCGCTAATTATTCATTTTATCCGCACTCATCATTATGATTTCACAGGGTATCCGGTACTGGATATTTTCTATGTCTTTGCGCTGGCGTTAGCCTTAAGCACTTTACTGTCGATGGGGTTGCAGCGTATTGATCGGTGGCGGTTAGTCAGTTAG
- a CDS encoding MFS transporter — translation MQTSFSPATRLGRRALLFPLCLVLFEFAAYIANDMIQPGMLAVVADFNASIEWVPTSMTAYLAGGMFLQWLLGPLSDRRGRRPVMLVGVAFFVVTCLAILLVTTIEQFIAMRFLQGIGLCFIGAVGYATIQESFEEAVCIKITALMANVALIAPLLGPLAGAALIHVAPWQSMFVIFAVLGAISFAGLWRAMPETATRRGEKLSVGAMWHDYKQVLANRRFLCGSLALGFASLPLLTWIAQSPVILISGEQLSTVEYGILQVPIFGALIIGNLTLAKLSGKTSIPQLIRYGAGPMIIGLMIAAGSTLYSSHAYLWMTAGLSLYAFGIGLANAGLVRLTLFSSDISKGTVSAAMGMISMMVFTLGIEFAKVAYLWGNSGIFNLFNLISGLLWLALVMIFIRRQPDSLAAE, via the coding sequence ATGCAAACTTCATTCTCACCCGCGACGCGCTTAGGTCGACGGGCGCTTTTATTTCCCTTGTGTTTGGTATTATTCGAGTTTGCCGCCTATATCGCCAACGATATGATTCAGCCCGGTATGCTGGCGGTAGTCGCAGATTTTAATGCCAGTATTGAGTGGGTTCCGACATCCATGACCGCATATCTGGCGGGCGGGATGTTTCTGCAATGGCTACTTGGGCCATTGTCGGATCGCCGTGGACGTCGCCCGGTCATGCTGGTTGGTGTCGCATTCTTTGTGGTGACGTGCCTTGCCATATTGTTGGTCACAACAATTGAACAGTTTATCGCCATGCGTTTCTTGCAAGGCATCGGCTTGTGCTTTATCGGTGCCGTCGGCTACGCCACTATTCAGGAATCATTTGAAGAAGCGGTGTGTATCAAAATCACCGCGTTGATGGCAAATGTGGCATTAATTGCGCCGTTGCTCGGCCCCTTGGCCGGTGCCGCCTTGATTCATGTCGCCCCATGGCAGTCCATGTTTGTGATATTTGCCGTACTGGGTGCGATTTCATTTGCGGGCTTGTGGCGTGCAATGCCGGAAACCGCCACACGCAGAGGAGAAAAGCTGTCAGTAGGCGCGATGTGGCATGATTATAAGCAAGTGCTCGCTAACCGCCGCTTCCTGTGCGGCTCGCTGGCTCTGGGCTTTGCCAGTTTACCCTTGCTGACATGGATTGCCCAATCTCCGGTGATTCTCATCAGCGGTGAGCAGTTATCAACAGTTGAATACGGTATCTTGCAGGTTCCGATTTTCGGCGCACTGATTATTGGTAACCTGACACTGGCGAAATTGAGCGGTAAAACCAGTATTCCGCAGCTTATCCGCTATGGTGCTGGCCCGATGATTATTGGCCTGATGATTGCCGCCGGCTCAACACTCTACTCATCTCATGCTTATCTGTGGATGACCGCCGGTCTGAGCCTCTATGCCTTTGGTATCGGCCTGGCGAACGCCGGTTTGGTACGGCTGACGCTATTCTCCAGCGATATCAGTAAAGGGACGGTGTCAGCCGCCATGGGGATGATCAGTATGATGGTCTTCACCTTGGGGATTGAATTTGCCAAAGTGGCATATCTGTGGGGGAACAGCGGTATCTTCAATCTGTTCAATTTAATCAGTGGCTTACTGTGGTTGGCTTTAGTGATGATTTTTATCCGCCGCCAGCCAGACTCATTAGCTGCGGAGTAA